The genomic region AGTCGTGGCGGGTAAATGCAGCGTTTCAATTAAGTCGACATCGATCCCAGGCGCATAGAAACCGGTGCACGTCACGGTGATTAAGTGAGTGACTTCCGAGGCCTGGCAACCACTCGATTCAAGAGCATCCGCGCCAGCCTGGATCGCCAACTGGGGAGCATCCAACGCAAAACGCTCGTTTCGCTCCCGGGTGGTCGGGCCACACGTGCCGTCCGCAAGTGGCGGATAAAACGACTGCGAAACAGCATCCGTAGCCACCTCCCGCTCAAGTAGCACGCTACCACGAGTTTGCACGCCGGTGCGACGATACAACTTGGCGACCTTCGCGGCTTGGCCCTCATTATCACATGACATGGCCTGGGCGGCGGCCGTCGTGAACCCCAAGTCAGCTGACAATTCGGGGACCACGGAAGCAACGGCTAGAATGGTTGCCGTTGGCATTTTCGGCGCGGTCATAAAGGTCTTTCAGTTGAATACAGCGTAGAGAAGATTGGTGGCGGTTCATCAATGGTCGGCCTGACGAGTCGACTCGAAATGAGGCCCGCTGGCCACCCCTTGAGTGAACGGTTTGGCTAGCCACTCGGCATGCGACAGACCGGCGTGAGTGATCCGGCGAATTGCCCGATACCGCAACCCCGATGTGACCAATCCGCAAATGACGCGCCGTTTTGTCTGAAGCGTGGCCAAGCGTTTTTGCCAAGCCGCAGCATAGTCGATCCGGTCGAAATGCTCTGCCGAAGGAATTGATGTCTGCACAGCAACCGCATCACTGGCAACCACATCGCTAACCCCCGCATGATCAAGAATCGCCTGTTGCCACAGATCGGCCACGGCGATCCCGCTTTCAATTCCCCACGTCATGCCTTCGCCCGTCAACGGTTCGACATAGCGAACACAATCGCCAATCGCGACTACTCGGCCTTGCCCTACGTGACGTTGGCGGCGAAGCGGGGGAGCGGTCATCCAGACCGCATCGTCTTGAAGCCATTGCCGCCAACCTAATTCGCCTTCGCTGGGCATGTCACGCAGGTCGGGATGGCTCTGCAATAGCAGGGCAATACGCTCCGAAGGTGACCGTCGTGTGATGCCCGGTCGTGCTGACTTACCGCGTGACTGCAGCGCCGCAGCAAGATCAACCGAACCGTCTGGTAATCTAACCAATCCGACATACCCATCATCACCACAAACCATTTGAATCTGGCCATCGCGAATTGGCCAAGCAGCGGCAAGTGGATGCGAAGCCGGCACATGGGTCGCAATCCCCAGCGGTCCGTGAGGCGATTCCACCCACGGTAAATCCCAACGCAAGGACTGACTTTGCGATTCTTCTTCGTCGCTGTGCCGTTTCACCTCTTGAGCAACAACCCGTCGTTTCGCTTCTGCAGCATCGCTGGTGTCCTTGCCTTGAAAGACGCCCGTTAGTCCGGTCGCCAAAATCACCGCCGCGTACTGATCCGTCGTCACCCACGAATCGCCATCATGACTGCCCACCGGCCGATGTCGAACAACAACCGACCGTGAATCGCTGCGAACGATCTGTGCCTCTTGTGGTTGCCGAACGTCCACACCGATGCGAGCCGCTTCCGCAACGAGGAACGAATCTAGCACGCTACGTGCAATGGCAACGCCGGGCGACACAGGGAACTCAACGGGCGAGCGACAAACCCGATTCGTTTCGAATTCCGAACTCTCGGACTGTCGCGTTGTTTGCAGATAGCCAACGAAAGTCGTCGTTGCCACGCCGAGTTGACGAACGGCATCGCCCAGTCCAATCGCATCGAGGGCGGACAGACCGGCGGCGCCCAAACAGCAACCGCATATCTTTTCGCGGGGAAAGTTTGCGCGTTCCATCAACGTCACGTTGAACCCCAGATGACGCAAACGGATCGCCGCGGCACAGCCGGACACACCGCCCCCCACCACCAACACACGACTGTCCCGTAACGATTGTTCGCTGGGAACCTGCGGATTGGTTTGTGGAGTGCGATTCAAGAAGCAACCCCGGCCAACACGGACTTCATTCCGGGTACCGTCTCGGCTTCACATTGTTGGTCGATGATCGCCATCCAGCGGCAGGGCAGCGAACGCCGAATCGCGACTTCGAATCCCAGCGACTGACGCACGAGATCCGTAAACTCGGCTCGGGTGTAGGCCCCACGAACGCTGGCCGACGCATCAAAGTGCACCACATCACTGCGGGTCACCAATCTTGCCGACGCAGCCACCAGCGCCAAAGTAGTTCGAGAACGATCCAAGTCGCAAATCACCACCGCGCGTTCGCTGGCTCGCCACATTTCCTGAATCAACCGAGTCACCTCTGGCGGATCAAGATGATGCATGAACAAAGAACACGTCACGATATCGAAGCCACCCGGCAAGCCATCTCGTAAACAGTCCCGGCGAATGGTCCCTAATTCAACTCCCGCCGCGCTGGCCGATTGACTGGCGGTTTGCAACGCCACTTCGCTAACATCCAGCGCCGTGACCG from Neorhodopirellula lusitana harbors:
- a CDS encoding methyltransferase domain-containing protein; its protein translation is MPLQRQRVDELMDDPALSPERHRSALAGLRRLNWISGVAAAMMRPLKRYSLANPKRPLKILDVASGSGDLPIAWLKYAKRRGIPLAVTALDVSEVALQTASQSASAAGVELGTIRRDCLRDGLPGGFDIVTCSLFMHHLDPPEVTRLIQEMWRASERAVVICDLDRSRTTLALVAASARLVTRSDVVHFDASASVRGAYTRAEFTDLVRQSLGFEVAIRRSLPCRWMAIIDQQCEAETVPGMKSVLAGVAS
- a CDS encoding NAD(P)/FAD-dependent oxidoreductase; translated protein: MNRTPQTNPQVPSEQSLRDSRVLVVGGGVSGCAAAIRLRHLGFNVTLMERANFPREKICGCCLGAAGLSALDAIGLGDAVRQLGVATTTFVGYLQTTRQSESSEFETNRVCRSPVEFPVSPGVAIARSVLDSFLVAEAARIGVDVRQPQEAQIVRSDSRSVVVRHRPVGSHDGDSWVTTDQYAAVILATGLTGVFQGKDTSDAAEAKRRVVAQEVKRHSDEEESQSQSLRWDLPWVESPHGPLGIATHVPASHPLAAAWPIRDGQIQMVCGDDGYVGLVRLPDGSVDLAAALQSRGKSARPGITRRSPSERIALLLQSHPDLRDMPSEGELGWRQWLQDDAVWMTAPPLRRQRHVGQGRVVAIGDCVRYVEPLTGEGMTWGIESGIAVADLWQQAILDHAGVSDVVASDAVAVQTSIPSAEHFDRIDYAAAWQKRLATLQTKRRVICGLVTSGLRYRAIRRITHAGLSHAEWLAKPFTQGVASGPHFESTRQADH